In Equus asinus isolate D_3611 breed Donkey chromosome 13, EquAss-T2T_v2, whole genome shotgun sequence, one DNA window encodes the following:
- the LOC106821935 gene encoding olfactory receptor 1468-like yields MTGRNQTVISEFLLLGLPIESEQQNLFYALFLATYLTTALGNLLIIILICLDSHLHTPMYLFLSNLSFSDLCFSSVTMPKFLQNMQSQDPSISYAGCLTQMYFFLFFGDLESFLLVAMAYDRYVAICFPLRYSTIMSPKLCLSLVVLSWVLTTFHALLHTLLMARLCFCADNVIPHFFCDMSALLKLSCSDTRVNELVIFITGGLILVIPFLLIVLSYARIVSSIFKVPSVRGIHKAFSTCGSHLSVVSLFYGTIIGLYLCPSSSNSPVKEIAMAVMYTVVTPMLNPFIYSLRNRDMKGALGRVFFKKNILVCLWW; encoded by the coding sequence ATGACAGGAAGGAATCAAACTGTCATCTCAGAGTTTCTCCTGCTGGGACTGCCCATTGAGTCAGAGCAGCAAAACCTGTTCTATGCTTTGTTCCTGGCGACGTATCTTACCACGGCCCTGGGCAACCTCCTTATCATCATCCTCATTTGCCtggactcccacctccacacGCCCATGTATTTGTTTCTCAGCAATTTATCCTTCTCTGACCTCTGTTTTTCCTCTGTCACAATGCCCAAGTTTCTGCAGAACATGCAGAGCCAAGACCCGTCTATCTCCTATGCTGGCTGCCTGACCCAGATGtacttcttcctgttttttgGAGACCTGGAGAGCTTCCTCCTTGTggccatggcctatgaccgctatgtggccatctgcttCCCCCTGCGCTACAGCACCATCATGAGCCCCAAGCTCTGTCTCTCCCTGGTGGTGCTGTCCTGGGTGCTGACCACGTTCCATGCCCTGTTACACACCCTGCTCATGGCCAGATTGTGTTTTTGTGCAGACAATGTGATCCCACACTTTTTCTGTGACATGTCTGCTCTGCTGAAGCTGTCCTGCTCTGACACTCGAGTCAATGAGTTGGTGATATTTATCACGGGAGGGCTCATTCTCGTCATCCCATTCCTACTCATCGTCCTGTCATATGCACGAATTGTCTCCTCCATTTTCAAGGTCCCTTCTGTGAGGGGTATCCATAAGGCTTTCTCTACCTGTGGCTCCCATCTCTCTGTGGTGTCGCTGTTTTATGGGACAATTATTGGTCTCTATTTATGTCCGTCAAGTAGTAATTCTCCTGTTAAGGAGATTGCCATGGCTGTGATGTACACTGTGGTGACCCCCATGTtgaaccccttcatctacagcctgaggaacagagACATGAAGGGAGCCCTGGGAAGAgtctttttcaaaaagaatattcTCGTCTGTCTCTGGTGGTGA
- the LOC106821936 gene encoding olfactory receptor-like protein DTMT encodes MTGRNQTVISEFLLLGLPIESEQQDMFYALFLAMYLTTVLGNLLIIVLICLDSHLHTPMYLFLSNLSFSDLCFSSVTMPKLLQNMQSQEPSISYAGCLTQIYFFLFFGDLESFLLVAMAYDRYVAICFPLHYTTIMSPKLCLSLVIVSWVLTTFHALLHTLLTARLCFCADSVIPHFFCDMSALLKLSCSDTRVNELVIFFIGGIIVVIPFLLIILSYARIMFSILKFPSGGGICKAFSTCGSHLSVVSLFYGAVIGLYLCPSANNSLDKEIAMAVMYTVVTPMLNPFIYSLRNRDMKGALERVFCKNKILFFL; translated from the coding sequence ATGACAGGAAGGAATCAAACTGTCATCTCAGAGTTTCTCCTGCTGGGACTGCCCATTGAGTCAGAGCAGCAAGACATGTTCTATGCTTTGTTCCTGGCCATGTATCTTACCACCGTCCTGGGAAACCTCCTCATAATCGTCCTCATTTGCCtggactcccacctccacacacccatgtatttgTTTCTCAGCAATTTGTCCTTCTCTGACCTCTGTTTTTCCTCTGTCACAATGCCCAAGTTGCTGCAGAACATGCAGAGCCAAGAACCATCCATCTCCTATGCTGGCTGCCTGACCCAAATAtacttcttcctgttttttgGAGACCTGGAGAGCTTCCTCCTTGTggccatggcctatgaccgctatgtggccatctgcttTCCCCTGCACTATACTACCATCATGAGCCCCAAGCTCTGTCTCTCCCTGGTGATCGTGTCCTGGGTGCTGACGACGTTCCATGCCCTGTTACACACCCTGCTCACGGCCAGATTGTGTTTTTGTGCAGACAGTGTGATCCCCCACTTTTTCTGTGATATGTCTGCTCTGCTGAAGCTGTCCTGCTCTGACACTCGAGTTAATGAGTTGGTGATATTTTTCATAGGAGGGATCATTGTCGTCATTCCATTCCTACTCATCATCCTGTCCTATGCACGAATTATGTTCTCCATCCTCAAGTTTCCTTCTGGTGGGGGCATCTGCAAGGCTTTCTCCACCTGTGGCTCCCATCTCTCTGTGGTGTCACTGTTCTATGGGGCAGTTATTGGTCTTTATTTATGCCCATCAGCTAATAATTCTCTTGATAAGGAGATTGCCATGGCTGTGATGTACACTGTGGTGACCCCCATGTtgaaccccttcatctacagcctgaggaacagagACATGAAGGGAGCCCTGGAAAGAGTCTTTTGCAAAAacaaaattctcttctttctatGA